In Manduca sexta isolate Smith_Timp_Sample1 chromosome 23, JHU_Msex_v1.0, whole genome shotgun sequence, one DNA window encodes the following:
- the LOC115443691 gene encoding uncharacterized protein LOC115443691, with translation MSRNPGSAPLRAARRGGGRVTLVAPLLSVAADMSARVLACRAADTAAVAVLLVLAAQLAKCENIKCVRDGLYADYEQECKEYVRCSAGAVTGRYTCAPGRTFSEVAGACVPRRRQPCVRRECALTDTFAYATPGTACRHYYRCENGTAVDRTCPSGSWFDLDRQACARGAGTCYEPVCAGLPDGEYPDPSHECRRVLRCSGSDLRAVASCTKGTCANPCPPPRSAAVPLPAGDADFCSDEACSSLCQNQPDGAYPDRTAGCREYFVCEAHRVIRRGVCEPGMLFVNGGCESAARVTCPPPALSPCFNRPDGVYRDWNSCSAWYDCRRERVVSRDSCSPGLVFDGARCVPTSQFYCRGPEPSRECEGLPSGTYQDLDSNCTQYFHCEGSLRTKLACGPGLAFDGARCSPIERYLCPSLEQDSCYGRPDGRYRAVNAGCRGYYVCFGGEKAVYACAAGRVFDGEACVPARPGLCLREDYSCEGLADGYHPELESSCHRYFYCEGGDRLATLSCLGGKIFDGHTCVHPSHHECGAPPKNSIEYGGRQCERDGFFLQQGTSCKRYYFCVTGSRTYLSCPPGQVFSGQVCVPAAQYSCPG, from the exons ATGTCAAGGAACCCCGGCTCGGCACCGCTCCGCGCGGctcggcgcggcggcggccgcgTCACGCTCGTCGCGCCGCTACTGTCAGTCGCAGCCGACATGTCTGCGCGCGTGCTCGCCTGCAGAGCCGCCGACACCGCCGCTGTCGCCGTACTGCTCGTACTCGCCGCGCAACTCGCCA AGTGTGAGAACATCAAGTGTGTCAGAGATGGGCTGTACGCAGATTACGAGCAGGAGTGCAAGGAGTACGTGCGATGCAGCGCCGGCGCGGTGACGGGCCGCTACACCTGCGCACCCGGACGCACGTTCAGCGAGGTGGCCGGCGCGTGTGTGCCGCGGCGCCGCCAGCCCTGCGTGCGCCGCGAGTGCGCACTCACAGACACTTTCGCGTACGCGACGCCCGGCACCGCCTGCAGACATTACTACCGCTGTGAGAACGGAACTGCCGTCGACCGCACGTGCCCCTCCGGCTCCTGGTTCGACCTCGACCGCCAAGCGTGTGCTCGCGGCGCCGGCACCTGCTACGAACCAGTGTGTGCAGGACTGCCGGACGGCGAATACCCCGATCCCTCACATGAATGCCGCCGCGTACTTCGCTGCTCGGGAAGTGATCTCCGCGCCGTCGCGTCTTGTACTAAAGGAACTTGTGCAAATCCCTGTCCACCGCCGCGATCGGCGGCAGTGCCCTTGCCTGCCGGAGACGCTGACTTCTGTTCTGATGAAGCTTGCTCCTCGCTGTGTCAAAACCAACCTGACGGTGCCTACCCCGACCGCACCGCAGGATGTCGTGAATACTTTGTGTGCGAAGCTCATCGCGTTATTCGACGTGGTGTCTGTGAACCAGGCATGTTGTTTGTGAACGGCGGGTGTGAGTCGGCCGCGAGAGTCACCTGCCCACCGCCAGCGCTGAGTCCATGTTTTAACCGACCAGACGGTGTATATAGAGACTGGAATTCGTGTTCAGCTTGGTACGACTGCCGACGAGAACGTGTGGTTTCACGAGATTCTTGTTCGCCCGGACTAGTATTCGATGGCGCCCGATGTGTACCAACATCTCAGTTTTATTGCCGTGGTCCAGAACCGTCACGTGAGTGCGAAGGATTACCCAGTGGAACTTACCAGGATTTGGATTCAAACTGCACGCAATACTTTCACTGTGAAGGCTCGCTCCGGACCAAGCTCGCGTGCGGGCCGGGGCTAGCATTTGACGGAGCTCGCTGCTCTCCTATTGAACGTTATCTATGCCCAAGTTTAGAGCAGGACTCTTGTTACGGTCGGCCAGACGGCCGTTATCGCGCTGTGAATGCCGGATGCCGCGGGTACTACGTTTGTTTTGGTGGAGAAAAAGCAGTTTACGCGTGTGCAGCAGGACGTGTATTCGACGGCGAAGCTTGCGTGCCGGCGCGACCCGGCCTGTGTCTGCGCGAAGATTATTCTTGCGAAGGACTCGCCGATGGATACCATCCTGAGTTGGAATCCAGTTGCCACAG ATACTTCTATTGCGAGGGTGGAGATCGGCTAGCGACACTCTCGTGCTTGGGCGGCAAGATTTTCGACGGGCACACGTGTGTGCACCCCTCGCACCACGAGTGCGGCGCGCCGCCGAAGAACTCGATCGAGTACGGCGGGAGGCAGTGCGAGCGCGACGGGTTCTTCCTGCAGCAGGGCACGTCGTGCAAGAGGTACTACTTCTGCGTGACGGGCTCGCGCACGTACCTGTCGTGTCCGCCGGGCCAGGTGTTCAGCGGGCAGGTGTGCGTGCCGGCGGCGCAGTACTCGTGCCCGGGCTGA